From a region of the Chitinophaga caseinilytica genome:
- a CDS encoding cytochrome ubiquinol oxidase subunit I: MPSVEILSRIQFAFTIAFHYIYPPLSIGLGVCLVIMEGMYLRTGIKMYEDITRFWIKIFALIFGIGVATGIVMEFEFGTNWATYSRYVGDIFGSALAAEGIFAFALESGFLGILIFGWNRVSKGVHFFSTIMVALGSMFSAVWIVIANSWQQTPTGYVIEGEGLMARAVITDFWEMVFNPSSMDRLSHVIIGAFLAGSFLVMSVGAYYIVRNRFVEPAKAMFKVGLSVAVIAALAQLFTGHRSAHYVSEYQPAKLAAMEGHWDSSAVAPMYLFGWVDNEQGKTTGLGLPGGLSFLTHGSFSAPVTGLGAFPKTERPTAVNFVFQSYHIMIAIGMILIAMTLLAVYYLWRKRLFNKKWLMTLFIWAVLLPQIANQAGWYAAEVGRQPWVVYGLLRTSDALSKDVKANQVVFSLVLFTLVYTLLFILFIYLLNKKIQHGPAMTHNEEEESDEFSKRNIKQLQNPEH; encoded by the coding sequence ATGCCGTCAGTCGAAATACTCAGCCGCATTCAGTTCGCCTTCACCATCGCTTTCCATTATATCTATCCGCCGCTCAGCATCGGGTTGGGCGTTTGCCTCGTTATCATGGAAGGCATGTACCTCCGCACGGGGATCAAAATGTATGAAGACATCACCCGTTTCTGGATCAAGATTTTCGCCCTGATTTTCGGGATCGGCGTGGCTACGGGCATCGTCATGGAGTTCGAGTTCGGCACCAACTGGGCCACCTATTCCCGGTACGTGGGCGATATCTTCGGAAGCGCCCTCGCCGCCGAGGGCATCTTCGCTTTCGCCCTGGAATCCGGCTTCCTCGGCATCCTTATTTTCGGCTGGAACCGCGTCTCCAAAGGCGTTCACTTCTTTTCCACCATCATGGTCGCCCTCGGCTCCATGTTCTCCGCCGTATGGATCGTGATCGCCAATTCCTGGCAGCAAACGCCCACCGGCTACGTCATCGAAGGCGAAGGGCTCATGGCCCGCGCCGTGATCACAGACTTCTGGGAAATGGTGTTCAACCCTTCTTCCATGGACCGCCTCTCCCACGTGATCATCGGCGCTTTCCTCGCCGGATCGTTCCTCGTCATGAGCGTGGGCGCCTATTACATCGTCCGCAACCGGTTCGTGGAGCCGGCGAAGGCCATGTTCAAGGTAGGCCTCTCCGTAGCCGTGATCGCCGCACTGGCGCAGCTGTTCACCGGCCACCGTTCCGCCCATTACGTCAGCGAATACCAACCCGCCAAGCTTGCGGCCATGGAAGGGCATTGGGACAGCTCCGCCGTGGCGCCCATGTACCTTTTCGGTTGGGTCGACAATGAACAGGGGAAAACGACGGGGCTCGGCCTGCCGGGGGGCCTTTCCTTCCTCACCCATGGCTCCTTCAGCGCCCCCGTGACCGGGCTGGGCGCCTTCCCGAAAACGGAACGGCCCACCGCGGTGAACTTCGTGTTCCAGAGTTACCACATCATGATCGCTATCGGTATGATATTGATTGCCATGACGTTACTGGCCGTCTATTACCTTTGGCGAAAACGGCTGTTCAACAAAAAATGGCTCATGACCCTCTTCATCTGGGCCGTACTGCTGCCGCAGATCGCCAACCAGGCCGGCTGGTACGCGGCCGAAGTGGGCAGGCAGCCCTGGGTGGTATATGGCCTCCTCCGCACGTCGGACGCGCTGAGCAAAGACGTAAAAGCCAACCAGGTCGTGTTCAGTCTCGTCCTCTTCACGCTCGTGTATACGCTGTTGTTCATTTTGTTCATTTATCTGCTCAATAAGAAAATCCAGCACGGTCCGGCCATGACGCACAACGAAGAAGAGGAAAGCGACGAATTCTCGAAGCGCAATATCAAGCAACTGCAAAACCCCGAACACTAA